One Hordeum vulgare subsp. vulgare chromosome 4H, MorexV3_pseudomolecules_assembly, whole genome shotgun sequence DNA window includes the following coding sequences:
- the LOC123449471 gene encoding putative ribosomal large subunit pseudouridine synthase SVR1, chloroplastic isoform X3, which produces MALATAAAAAAISIHPFLSRPASVLRFGRRVPPLLLLRASSSSDFNITFAEPAPAPSKASPGGPSAQPLVPWIARGADGKPCLHTSPPPDVIQAVAAAEAEAKRAAKRGQRQGPADDAPVASVRVKEKKAAPTAPPKFSKAARRFYNDNIKEHEPQRLAKVLAAAGVASRRTSEELIFQGKVTVNGSVCTAPQTKVDISKDSIYVNGNRISKKLPPKLYFAVNKPKGYICSSGEEKSVISLLDDYLKGWNKLQPGVPKPRLFTVGRLDVATTGLIIVTNDGEFAQKVSHPSSNITKEYVVTIDGAVHKKHLVAISGGTVIDGVKVVPDLVEPLDTQADTKRMRLKIVVHEGRNHEVRELVQNAGLKVYALKRVRIGRFRLPSDLGIGKMVELKEADIKALDGNS; this is translated from the exons ATGGCCCTCGCCACCGCCGCGGCCGCCGCGGCCATCTCCATCCACCCATTCCTCAGCCGCCCGGCCAGCGTCCTCCGGTTCGGCCGCCGCgtcccacccctcctcctcctccgcgcctcctcctcctcggactTCAACATCACCTTCGCGGAGCCCGCGCCCGCCCCGTCCAAGGCCTCGCCCGGCGGCCCGTCCGCGCAGCCGCTGGTCCCGTGGATTGCGCGCGGGGCCGACGGCAAGCCCTGCCTCCacacctcgccgccgccggacgTCATCCAGGCCGTCGCGGCCGCGGAGGCGGAGGCCAAGCGGGCCGCCAAGAGGGGCCAGAGGCAGGGCCCAGCCGATGACGCCCCCGTCGCCAGCGTCAGGGTCAAGGAGAAGAAGGCCGCCCCGACCGCGCCGCCCAAGTTCTCCAAGGCGGCCAGGAGGTTCTACAACGATAATATCAAGGAGCACGAGCCGCAGCGTCTCGCCAAGGTCCTCGCCGCCGCAGGAG TGGCCTCAAGAAGGACCAGCGAGGAGCTCATTTTCCAAGGGAAGGTGACTGTCAATGGTTCTGTCTGCACTGCTCCCCAG ACCAAAGTCGACATCTCAAAGGATTCTATCTACGTTAACGGGAATCGCATTTCCAAGAAGTTACCACCAAAGCTCTATTTTGCTGTGAATAAGCCAAAAGG GTATATTTGCTCATCCGGTGAAGAGAAGTCTGTTATCTCCTTACTGGATGACTACTTGAAAGGCTGG AACAAACTTCAGCCAGGAGTACCAAAACCCCGCTTGTTTACTGTGGGTCGTCTTGATGTTGCCACAACTGGTTTGATAATAGTTACAAATGATG GTGAATTTGCCCAGAAAGTCTCACACCCTTCGTCAAACATAACAAAGGA ATATGTAGTAACTATAGATGGAGCAGTGCACAAGAAACACCTTGTAGCTATCAGCGGAGGAACAGTAATTGATGGCGTTAAGGTTGTACCTGATTTAGTAGAGCCACTGGATACACAAGCTGATACAAAAAGGATGCGACTTAAAATAGTG GTTCATGAAGGAAGAAACCATGAAGTTCGTGAACTTGTGCAGAATGCAGGACTAAAG GTCTACGCTTTGAAACGTGTTCGGATAGGCCGGTTCCGCCTCCCATCAGACCTGGG AATTGGGAAGATGGTTGAACTTAAAGAAGCTGACATCAAGGCACTAGATGGCAACAGCTAG
- the LOC123449472 gene encoding uncharacterized protein LOC123449472: protein MNFLYRAAQPELPRIPEQPKTLEGLIADDPFRVSASAEEDGTASNGAGEIGGDAAASPPAATSPDSKSSAPPGKHSDVSQDEGWIAIPNKELPEDWSEVSDMLQLRPLDRPFLFPGEQVHILACLSASKQDMTSISPFRIAAVMSKNGNSPLHPTNKSSPVSENGDTNGTAGENSSLGVEDNMESVELDEKASPSEQDIVETESLLRMEDRKQQIETVLQQFKRSNFFVRIAESDEPLWSKKRVAATKSADEQSYSDSQGNNRVSRSTAYNTISDKGVFDGSTSGGVARDTVRCYALQNGDIVVVLQVNVGVSNMVDPVLEVLQFEKCTSSNYMRENLVNGLPNGYEDPCQELLSWLLPLDRTLPPPRSLSPPTLTPSISHKQSYSASGSQIFSLSHFRSYSMPSSSFPQLPNIRSPPISENQEFVPEKPAKTPDVINDGQLSFRGVPLEPERYSVRCGLEGVYLPGKRWSRKVEIIQPIEVHSFSAKCTAENLLCVLIKNIAPQHVQDIVVFIDAITVVFEEASKGGSPLSLPIASIEVGHGHSLPNLSLRRGEEHSFILKPAIMSSRDRRINTDVPLTLSLPKMSGAATNTSTPRVSELSGGLTDQYAVLISYRCNYTESKLFFKQATSWQPCAASDLMISVSSELSLRNPSPSARVPQLPVQVLTLEATNMTSENLTLTVLAPEASGSSSVVSLNSAPTTPDGSYDNLNEHMRRSGLGKHGTGFRRLNSVVAGSPKESDNGGNRMSTSAGCTHLWLQSAVPLGCVPARSSTTVKLELLPLTDGIITLDTLQITIKEKGLTYIPEHSLEIHASSAISAGRS from the exons ATGAATTTCCTCTACCGAGCCGCGCAGCCCGAGCTGCCGCGGATCCCCGAGCAGCCCAAGACCCTGGAGGGCCTCATCGCCGACGACCCGTTCCGCGTCTCCGCGTCCGCCGAGGAGGACGGAACTGCCAGCAACGGAGCCGGAGAGATCGGCGGGGACGCTGCTGCTTCCCCGCCGGCTGCCACCTCCCCAGATTCCAAAAGTTCGGCTCCGCCCGGAAAGCACAGCGATGTTTCCCAGGACGAAGGGTGGATCGCAATTCCCAACA AGGAGCTTCCTGAGGATTGGAGTGAGGTTTCAGACATGCTGCAGCTGCGGCCTTTGGATCGCCCCTTCCTTTTTCCCG GCGAGCAGGTTCATATACTGGCGTGCCTATCAGCCTCTAAGCAAGATATGACCTCCATATCTCCGTTTAGAATTGCTGCCGTGATGTCTAAGAACGGAAATTCGCCGCTGCACCCCACAAATAAATCTAGCCCTGTCAGTGAGAATGGGGATACAAATGGAACAGCCGGAGAAAATAGTTCTCTTGGTGTTGAGGACAACATGGAGAGTGTTGAACTTGACGAGAAAGCATCTCCTTCAGAGCAAGATATCGTGGAGACTGAATCTCTCCTTCGGATGGAAGATCGCAAACAGCAAATAGAAACCGTGCTGCAACAATTCAAAAGATCCAACTTTTTTGTCCGAATTGCGGAGTCAGATGAACCTCTCTGGTCCAAGAAAAGAGTAGCTGCAACTAAGTCGGCAGATGAACAATCATATTCAGATAGCCAGGGAAATAATAGAGTTTCAAGGAGTACTGCTTACAATACCATCTCTGATAAAGGGGTTTTTGATGGTAGCACATCTGGAGGAGTCGCTCGTGACACTGTAAGGTGCTATGCTCTGCAAAATGGAGACATCGTG GTTGTTTTGCAAGTCAATGTTGGTGTTAGCAATATGGTCGATCCAGTGCTTGAAGTTCTTCAATTTGAGAAGTGTACATCAAGCAATTATATGCGTGAGAATCTTGTAAACGGACTTCCTAATGGTTATGAGGATCCTTGTCAGGAGCTACTTAGCTGGTTGCTCCCATTAGATCGCACAttacctcctcctcgttctttatCACCTCCTACTCTCACTCCCAGTATATCACACAAGCAATCTTATTCTGCTTCCGGGTCTCAAATATTTTCATTAAGTCATTTCAGAAGCTATTCAATGCCTTCATCCTCCTTTCCCCAGCTTCCCAACATAAGATCACCTCCAATATCTGAAAATCAAGAATTTGTTCCTGAAAAGCCTGCAAAAACACCTGATGTTATAAATGATGGGCAACTTTCCTTTAGAGGAGTTCCTTTGGAGCCTGAACGGTATTCTGTACGCTGTGGTCTAGAAGGTGTATATCTACCAGGGAAAAGATGGTCAAGAAAAGTTGAAATAATTCAACCAATTGAAGTTCATTCTTTTTCTGCCAAATGTACTGCAGAAAATCTTCTTTGTGTCTTAATAAAG AACATTGCTCCACAGCATGTGCAAGACATAGTTGTATTCATAGATGCAATTACTGTTGTGTTTGAGGAGGCATCCAAAGGAGGTTCTCCTTTATCTCTACCAATTGCCAGTATTGAGGTCGGACATGGTCACAGTTTACCAAATCTGTCACTCAG GCGGGGTGAGGAGCACTCATTCATTTTGAAGCCAGCAATTATGTCCTCCAGGGACCGGAGGATCAACACTGATGTACCTCTGACTTTGTCACTCCCAAAGATGAGTGGAGCTGCCACAAATACTTCCACGCCTAGGGTCAGCGAGCTTAGCGGTGGTCTTACTGATCAGTATGCTGTACTTATATCATATCGCTGCAATTATACAG AATCAAAACTTTTCTTCAAGCAAGCCACAAGCTGGCAACCCTGTGCAGCTAGTGATCTTATGATCTCTGTGTCTTCTGAACTCTCATTACGAAATCCTAGCCCGAGTGCTCGAGTTCCTCAACTCCCCGTGCAG GTCTTAACCCTTGAAGCTACTAATATGACTTCAGAAAACCTCACATTAACTGTTCTTGCTCCAGAAGCATCTGGCTCTTCTTCAGTTGTATCATTGAACTCAGCTCCAACCACACCAGATGGTTCTTATGATAATCTTAATGAGCATATGAGAAGATCTGGCTTGGGAAAACATGGAACTGGTTTTCGGAGACTGAATTCAGTCGTTGCTGGATCTCCAAAAGAAAGTGACAATGGAGGAAATAGAATGAGCACTTCAGCGGGCTGTACTCATTTGTGGTTGCAGAGTGCAGTTCCCCTAGG GTGTGTGCCTGCACGGTCAAGCACCACTGTCAAGCTCGAGCTTCTCCCATTAACAGATGGGATCATTACACTAGATACATTGCAAATAACAATAAAGGAGAAAG GTCTTACGTACATACCAGAGCACTCCTTGGAGATACACGCATCGTCTGCCATCTCAGCAGGAAGGTCATAG
- the LOC123449471 gene encoding putative ribosomal large subunit pseudouridine synthase SVR1, chloroplastic isoform X2, whose translation MALATAAAAAAISIHPFLSRPASVLRFGRRVPPLLLLRASSSSDFNITFAEPAPAPSKASPGGPSAQPLVPWIARGADGKPCLHTSPPPDVIQAVAAAEAEAKRAAKRGQRQGPADDAPVASVRVKEKKAAPTAPPKFSKAARRFYNDNIKEHEPQRLAKVLAAAGVASRRTSEELIFQGKVTVNGSVCTAPQTKVDISKDSIYVNGNRISKKLPPKLYFAVNKPKGYICSSGEEKSVISLLDDYLKGWNKLQPGVPKPRLFTVGRLDVATTGLIIVTNDGNFVVLAREYLGISSLAIQGVKLIALLSGEFAQKVSHPSSNITKEYVVTIDGAVHKKHLVAISGGTVIDGVKVVPDLVEPLDTQADTKRMRLKIVVHEGRNHEVRELVQNAGLKVYALKRVRIGRFRLPSDLG comes from the exons ATGGCCCTCGCCACCGCCGCGGCCGCCGCGGCCATCTCCATCCACCCATTCCTCAGCCGCCCGGCCAGCGTCCTCCGGTTCGGCCGCCGCgtcccacccctcctcctcctccgcgcctcctcctcctcggactTCAACATCACCTTCGCGGAGCCCGCGCCCGCCCCGTCCAAGGCCTCGCCCGGCGGCCCGTCCGCGCAGCCGCTGGTCCCGTGGATTGCGCGCGGGGCCGACGGCAAGCCCTGCCTCCacacctcgccgccgccggacgTCATCCAGGCCGTCGCGGCCGCGGAGGCGGAGGCCAAGCGGGCCGCCAAGAGGGGCCAGAGGCAGGGCCCAGCCGATGACGCCCCCGTCGCCAGCGTCAGGGTCAAGGAGAAGAAGGCCGCCCCGACCGCGCCGCCCAAGTTCTCCAAGGCGGCCAGGAGGTTCTACAACGATAATATCAAGGAGCACGAGCCGCAGCGTCTCGCCAAGGTCCTCGCCGCCGCAGGAG TGGCCTCAAGAAGGACCAGCGAGGAGCTCATTTTCCAAGGGAAGGTGACTGTCAATGGTTCTGTCTGCACTGCTCCCCAG ACCAAAGTCGACATCTCAAAGGATTCTATCTACGTTAACGGGAATCGCATTTCCAAGAAGTTACCACCAAAGCTCTATTTTGCTGTGAATAAGCCAAAAGG GTATATTTGCTCATCCGGTGAAGAGAAGTCTGTTATCTCCTTACTGGATGACTACTTGAAAGGCTGG AACAAACTTCAGCCAGGAGTACCAAAACCCCGCTTGTTTACTGTGGGTCGTCTTGATGTTGCCACAACTGGTTTGATAATAGTTACAAATGATGGTAATTTTGTCGTACTTGCTAGAGAATATTTAGGAATCAGCAGTTTGGCCATCCAAGGTGTAAAGTTAATTGCTCTCCTTTCAGGTGAATTTGCCCAGAAAGTCTCACACCCTTCGTCAAACATAACAAAGGA ATATGTAGTAACTATAGATGGAGCAGTGCACAAGAAACACCTTGTAGCTATCAGCGGAGGAACAGTAATTGATGGCGTTAAGGTTGTACCTGATTTAGTAGAGCCACTGGATACACAAGCTGATACAAAAAGGATGCGACTTAAAATAGTG GTTCATGAAGGAAGAAACCATGAAGTTCGTGAACTTGTGCAGAATGCAGGACTAAAG GTCTACGCTTTGAAACGTGTTCGGATAGGCCGGTTCCGCCTCCCATCAGACCTGGGGTAA
- the LOC123449471 gene encoding putative ribosomal large subunit pseudouridine synthase SVR1, chloroplastic isoform X1, with product MALATAAAAAAISIHPFLSRPASVLRFGRRVPPLLLLRASSSSDFNITFAEPAPAPSKASPGGPSAQPLVPWIARGADGKPCLHTSPPPDVIQAVAAAEAEAKRAAKRGQRQGPADDAPVASVRVKEKKAAPTAPPKFSKAARRFYNDNIKEHEPQRLAKVLAAAGVASRRTSEELIFQGKVTVNGSVCTAPQTKVDISKDSIYVNGNRISKKLPPKLYFAVNKPKGYICSSGEEKSVISLLDDYLKGWNKLQPGVPKPRLFTVGRLDVATTGLIIVTNDGNFVVLAREYLGISSLAIQGVKLIALLSGEFAQKVSHPSSNITKEYVVTIDGAVHKKHLVAISGGTVIDGVKVVPDLVEPLDTQADTKRMRLKIVVHEGRNHEVRELVQNAGLKVYALKRVRIGRFRLPSDLGIGKMVELKEADIKALDGNS from the exons ATGGCCCTCGCCACCGCCGCGGCCGCCGCGGCCATCTCCATCCACCCATTCCTCAGCCGCCCGGCCAGCGTCCTCCGGTTCGGCCGCCGCgtcccacccctcctcctcctccgcgcctcctcctcctcggactTCAACATCACCTTCGCGGAGCCCGCGCCCGCCCCGTCCAAGGCCTCGCCCGGCGGCCCGTCCGCGCAGCCGCTGGTCCCGTGGATTGCGCGCGGGGCCGACGGCAAGCCCTGCCTCCacacctcgccgccgccggacgTCATCCAGGCCGTCGCGGCCGCGGAGGCGGAGGCCAAGCGGGCCGCCAAGAGGGGCCAGAGGCAGGGCCCAGCCGATGACGCCCCCGTCGCCAGCGTCAGGGTCAAGGAGAAGAAGGCCGCCCCGACCGCGCCGCCCAAGTTCTCCAAGGCGGCCAGGAGGTTCTACAACGATAATATCAAGGAGCACGAGCCGCAGCGTCTCGCCAAGGTCCTCGCCGCCGCAGGAG TGGCCTCAAGAAGGACCAGCGAGGAGCTCATTTTCCAAGGGAAGGTGACTGTCAATGGTTCTGTCTGCACTGCTCCCCAG ACCAAAGTCGACATCTCAAAGGATTCTATCTACGTTAACGGGAATCGCATTTCCAAGAAGTTACCACCAAAGCTCTATTTTGCTGTGAATAAGCCAAAAGG GTATATTTGCTCATCCGGTGAAGAGAAGTCTGTTATCTCCTTACTGGATGACTACTTGAAAGGCTGG AACAAACTTCAGCCAGGAGTACCAAAACCCCGCTTGTTTACTGTGGGTCGTCTTGATGTTGCCACAACTGGTTTGATAATAGTTACAAATGATGGTAATTTTGTCGTACTTGCTAGAGAATATTTAGGAATCAGCAGTTTGGCCATCCAAGGTGTAAAGTTAATTGCTCTCCTTTCAGGTGAATTTGCCCAGAAAGTCTCACACCCTTCGTCAAACATAACAAAGGA ATATGTAGTAACTATAGATGGAGCAGTGCACAAGAAACACCTTGTAGCTATCAGCGGAGGAACAGTAATTGATGGCGTTAAGGTTGTACCTGATTTAGTAGAGCCACTGGATACACAAGCTGATACAAAAAGGATGCGACTTAAAATAGTG GTTCATGAAGGAAGAAACCATGAAGTTCGTGAACTTGTGCAGAATGCAGGACTAAAG GTCTACGCTTTGAAACGTGTTCGGATAGGCCGGTTCCGCCTCCCATCAGACCTGGG AATTGGGAAGATGGTTGAACTTAAAGAAGCTGACATCAAGGCACTAGATGGCAACAGCTAG